ggttttgtcgtcagctgtcggaggagttggagcatcctactcagagaaatgacgccctcccagtatcattgcaagtgtgtatagcattacgatatttcgcaaccgggcatgaacaatctagtatcggtgatattcaccatgtgagcacTGCGACAATATCGAGGTGTActggcgctgtgtcatccgcgtttgcagcacgcattgaccaacacgttcacttcgagagggacctccagaaggtcaaaaccaattttttttataacacgggttttccaagagtaattggatcgatcgatggcacccattgtcgtatacgcaagcctcacatcaacgaaaacatgtatatcaatcggaaaggataccacagcattaatgtcatgctagtttgtgattaggatatgatcataaataactgtgtggcacgttttccaggagggtctcatgacgccttcgttctgCACAGTTCAGCCtttggccaggcatttgaaaaccatccaccgaatggttggatgttgggagactcggggtatccttgcaagaggtggcttccgacacctcttgccaatgcccaaatcagacaggaaagggcattccagcggatgcaaataagagccagatgcatcatagaacgatctcctaaagcaacggttcagatgcctccgcaaggagattcaatacacaccacaaaaggcaagcattatcattcagtcctgctgcctgctccacaacattgctgtccgggatagattgcccttagtggaggattcagatgacgatgacgatgatgacgaggactctgataatgacgcaggggatgatgactttcctcctcgagacatgGATGTGAACGGCAATCAAATTCGCCAGCTTGTAATTGAGTTGAGTAGAACTCCATTAAAACATAAAATTCAGTATCAGTCCAATTGCGAGATCGCTGTCTCTTGGCCATGTTCCCGGcacagagttaatgcatggaaagaaagtttcgtatgtcgaaagggcattcatatagtgtataggaaccaaagacactgaaattgacacattttgccacggctcgatcatgtattacgaatctcaacacaataaatcactctgcgttcgagttattttttttttcaccaatgaggtacaccatacaatcatttactaatggcaggcctgttaaatttaatgtaatggcagggtaaaaacgagttatgaaacgcttttaatACGCATCTTTAAATAGAAGTTATATCCTTCGtttatggtaccttgaaggaagtctgttaaaaagttttatgaaacaggtccctggtGTGTGAACTCGGTTCGGACCGACATGAATTAGATGCATCTCATGCATACTGCCATTGGCATTGAATGGCGTGTTATTCCTTTTGGGGACACCAGTCCTTTGAAAGAACGGTAAGAAGGACACGATCGATATCCTTTCAACGCACTTCATTTCTATAAAAATCGCTCGGCTCATTTGCAGGGCGCATCAGGGACGCTCCTTTTGGCCCTGCATTGTGCCAAAACAATTTGAGCTCGAAGTCAGGACGCTTGACTATTAATCGAAGTAAAGTAGACACGTCTGGACTGGTTTTGTCTGCCCTCTCTGTACCAACAATGATCAAGCAAAACGAAGACATTTACAGACAACTAGTTTATTTCCGAAGGAAACTACAGTTAGTCGAAATAGTTATCGGGTTCAAGTCTACTTTCCGGCGAGGATCGCTGTCGTAGCAAGTCCGATGATGACATGGACGGCTTTATCGGAAACCTTCATCAGACCTAGAAGACAAAGAACCAGCATTACTGACACTGTTTTCATAAACctcgtacatgtaggtcacagTATAGTGAAGGTTTGTTGCCCAGTCTTAAATACGCTATCAAACATATCTTGAAGCGTGTCAAGTAATTTTCACTCTGTTTTCTACCTCAGAAGCGAGATTTTGTCGTACATTTATTTAACCTCTTTAGACGGTCACACAAAGCACTATAAATAGGGGTAAGTTAGGAATTATAGGGACGATTACAGTGACAACAAGTTGAATTaccaacagtgaaattaccAAGCTGTCAGCTACCCAGTTACTTTTCACGCTACAGTTAGAAATTCTCCTTACCAAAACGGAAACATTCAAAATCTGACGCGATAATGACGCTTCTCCGATTCAATGATCCCAAGTGAGCCTCCATGCAGCGATCGTTGCTTTGATGTTAGGTACGACGACTAGGGAATGCATTGCGTGGAGCTTGAAGTTTGTCACCTGAACACAATCGTGACATTAAGACGAGAATTGAAAGTTCATTCATCAATgttgagtatacatgtatgtcctgaAACAAAATATCTCACCTTTGCCGACTTTCTCCACTGCTTGTGCGAGGTAAGGGTTGCAGATCTTGCTCTTTGATAGTTCACCGTCCTTACCACACTTCCTGTAATGAAATCGCAATGTTGAACAGCAAAATAGCTACACATCTACATGACATTGTATATGTTATTGAATGAGAACAATGAATCTTTCTCGCCGCTAGTACTGGTGAATCACGTGTTAAGGTGGATTCCTCAGTCTGAAGTATCACCACGTTGACCACCCTGATCATGAACTCACTCTCCCTTCTGGACGAGCCAGTCAGTCTGCTATTACATCGCAATACTGCTTCCTTCCGAGAAGAGGTCTCTCTGGTGTTCTTCTAGTATGTTTTAGGATATCGGAGTTAAAGTGGAAAGTGGAATGATAATCTATGCCATCTTTGATGTCAGAACCATAAAGCCTAAACGTTAAGTTTATTAAACTAAAAATGTGGGTGGCAATTTTTTACCCCGTCCGAGCCAAGCTGCTAACTTAAAACACCGTGCCGATACTGACATTATTAAGTTGAGACCTCATTCAACTTCGTGTTCATGTGTGTACAATCTACACGAGACTCCTGTAGGCTGTAATTGACGAAATTCAGGATTTTTGATGTACTTCGAAAAACTAAACTAAAAAAGATCTGAACAACTAATCTTATAATTAAGAAAATGGTATTTTCGACAAGCATGCGCATTCCTACATACTGCCAGAACCTCTTCCTTCCCAGGCAGAAAGCCTTGCATGTGCCGAGGCGGGTGACAATGTTATTGCTTTTACAATTCAAATCTGCTTGGCAAGTACTAGATCTAATGCCTTCTGGTCCTGGGAACGTCGGCCACTTGGCGGCGGCGACTGAAATGGGTAGAAATAATGGAAAGTTTGCATAATCTTCTAGTAGAATTTATCATGGGTTTACAAGTGTTGTTTGTCGGTTCCGAGTTGTAAATAGAACCTCAAATAGCATTTTCTGTGAAACAGCtcgaaatacattttttttagaACTGGcaaaaatgcaatgaaaccaGACAAATCTacctttttttattttcatcaatTCGATAATGAATATATTGGCTGAGTAACCTTTTGCCGACGAGAAAACAGTATAATTGAAATTAATTATTTTTACACTTTGCTTAGATTTATTGAAATCTGAACAAAGCAATTAAAAGGTGAAATTAGATGATTTTCATGTTGTCCTACCTGAGTGGATGGTCAGAACCACGAGAAGGAAAACGGATATCATCTGTTTGCGGTCCATGACTATATCTCTTGGTTCTAGGTCAGTGCTATAACAGGTATATAGGGAGAACGGAGTATGTTATGGGTTATTCAAAAATAACTGATTTAGTACGAactgcactttacagtgtaaatgcactatgcgcaaacgaagcctcgttttgaattcagcggttatggttaccGCAAGGGTTGACGCAAAATGTAGAAGCGTGGTTGAATTggtgatattttagaatagaaattgatacctcactgtcggtattgattacCTCATCAAAACCGCTCTGCCTCAGTTTTGTTCACCATATACATTTAAGCTCAATAAGGCGATGCAAAAATTGATAGGTCGCTCTTTGAAAACGTCGTGTTTCTTTTTTCATGTCACCAAAAACActcattttttcaaaaacacattactttgaAGTGACGTGTTTTTGATGTCACTCTATTCATAAGTGAAACGTGACACGCTGCAGTGGGGAAACGTTAACTCTATATATTAGCCCGGTAATCGTGAAAGCGGCCTAATTTGCTGTTGAACGCTGAAGAGTACTTAGAAAGTATCAAATTAACATGTGTTTCCCATGACTGGTGTATCATCAAGTTAGAACGGACCCTGGAACCTTCAAATCGACAAATATATTTTCTTACCGTGGGAGAATGTGATGTGGCTCGTCTCAGAAGCTGACTACGAGTGGCAGGTATCAGTTTGTCTCGCCTAGATAAGCATGATTATAccattttaatcaaaatgtattttcaattaATTTGCGGTAATTGACTTGAATAATTTGTCGATTTAAAATCAGACTGATGATCCAGATGGCttaggttttgaaaaaaaatcactgcGCAGTCTGTCGTCTGTTGATGTGTTAACACACTCCGCCCGAAATGATATCCAGTATATGCCAGTTACCCCATTTCCAACTAAGAAGACCTATCGTCACGTCTCCTTAACCACTCCTAGATTAAATAAAttacatgacgtcatcagtttgcgTGGTCACGTgtgttacgctccaactctataatagtgccaactctgatggacatgattccaacttttgccaactctgatggagatAGGTAAGTattcagccgcaagatgtctctaccgggtgaacggtttgttccaactcgaagatgccaactttgaaagcgGAACTTTGTATACAGTTTCGATACACGTGCGAGTCAAGATGTTGCGATCATTCCTTATACTTTCTTCGGttatcttttgtcattgtgaACTGGGGTTGGCCGGTTCCGATACGGTACgtacatgcattggttcacTGATTAATCTAATGCGTCTGTTCTAAGAAGTTCGTTGACTTAGCTATACAAAATGAGTTGCTCGGATAATACCCTCAATGGCCACATTTATATGCTTGGGTCAGTGACATACATTGATCTGTACCTGTAACCGGAAAGGCTGTACTCTGCACAGTCTCTGTGCTCGTGCAAGGTGGCACAACTCTTTTTGATAGCAGATAGGGCCGAAGGTAAATGCGTTATCCCATGCTAGGCTGGATAGGCAGTGTTGGAGCAGTCCAAGCCCCGGCCTACGCCTACTGCTAGAGGTTGATGTTAATAAATGGACGGCGGcctcctggaaaaaaaggtagtCATCTTCAGACACTTGTCACGGGAAAGGgttcataggcctacatgtattttcaaaaattctatgAAAAAAGTCGGCCTGGAAGGGGAGGGCtgaaattcacctgaaaaaagCCACCCGCAAAGGTTCTCCGGGGGTAGGGGtctttctaatttctctaaacATTTAGGCTCTATAGGCCTAAGGTTGACCCTGAGGCCTACACAATCGAGATGCATTTTTAGCTTACCTCTCAGAGAGGTAAGCTTTTGCATTGGCGaagcgtccgtcgtccgtcgtcgtcgtcgtccgtcgtctcttagcagggcacgtttcgtaactactggagccaTTGACTTGGTACATCCGTACCCCTATGTAATGGGACCTTAAAGACAAAAttttggtccggtctgattcttcgtTTGGCCACAAGGTGGCTTaaaccgaaaacacaaaaagtgctatatctcctaAACTAAGGGCCTGATCATCgccaaatttttatcataggtacatctaatgacGATACATAACATACCACAGGGGTTtccaatttgacctacttttcaaggtcacagaggtcaaatagcgtaaattggcaGACATTGGCACATTTCGCAACTAATGatgctattgacttgaaacttgataCAATTGTACCTCCTAGTGAAATGACcttggacaccaaatttcggtgtGGTCTGATAGAGGCGAGCAAAGCATACACCAAGGCCAAGAAGGAGGGTGCCGGTCAAGTAGAAGTAGCACAGAAAAGGGACACGTTTATCTCAGCATCCGAGGACTACCACCAACGGGCTAGCCAAGCGAAACAAAAGACATGGGATAACTTTTGCCAGGATTGTGACCCCAATGATCTCACGGTCACGAACAAGTTCTGGGAACAAGCCAAAGCAATGAGTAGCTCGGTCAACGGGGGTGCACCCAGCCCACAGCAGGTCAAAGACGAACGCGGCCAGCTGTTGTCCACTGACGGGGAAAAAGGGGAAGCCTTTTTGCGCAGATACATGGGCCAGTTACAGGCAGGCAGTGCAGACTCAACCAAACACACCTGGGAAACTCTGAATAACAACATCAAGGAGTCCAACATCCAATGCCCTGAGCCTGAGGTGACAGCAGTGGAACTGGAGAACACCCTAAGACAAGTCTCAAAAG
This genomic window from Lineus longissimus chromosome 13, tnLinLong1.2, whole genome shotgun sequence contains:
- the LOC135497882 gene encoding cerebratulus toxin A-III-like; the protein is MDRKQMISVFLLVVLTIHSVAAAKWPTFPGPEGIRSSTCQADLNCKSNNIVTRLGTCKAFCLGRKRFWQKCGKDGELSKSKICNPYLAQAVEKVGKGLMKVSDKAVHVIIGLATTAILAGK